One genomic window of Brienomyrus brachyistius isolate T26 chromosome 16, BBRACH_0.4, whole genome shotgun sequence includes the following:
- the si:dkey-91i10.3 gene encoding cytochrome P450, whose product MFSHLKRGCYSLGRLDAQAGMRAAAAAALRYGASLAPAAAAFSYGARRASSTTQAVASRGRLKVIDELSGPSFPTSLYWLFGKGFFRKTHQMQIEHSKIYGPLWKSKYGPLVIVNVATAELIEQVLRQEGRHPVRTDMPHWRTYRELRNHTYGPLTELGAEWKRIRSILNPRMLKPKHVSTYTGAINQVVSDFILKIDWLRQTQEGGTIVHDMAGELYKFAFEGISMVLFETRMGCLSKTVPEETQKFIFSVGEMFRLSSIIVLFPKSTWPYLPFWKHFVSVWDHLFKVAGDLVEKKMTEISAKMKQGESVEGEYLTHLLVSEQMSVTEVLGSITELLLAGVDTTSNTISWALYHLARDPLIQTQLSNEVSSICPGDKVPTSDDITKMPLLKAIVKETLRMYPVVPGNARTTIDNEIVVGGYIFPKNTLFHLCHYAVSYDAQNFPQPFDFRPERWLRNADHFKQHPFSSVPFGFGIRGCLGRRVAELEMYLILSRLIKHFEVRPDPSGATVQPITRTLLVPSTPINLQFLDRKAQ is encoded by the exons ATGTTTTCCCACCTGAAGCGTGGGTGTTATTCGCTCGGCAGGCTGGATGCGCAGGCGGGGATGAGGGCTGCGGCGGCTGCTGCGCTCCGTTACGGCGCCTCCCTTGCCCCGGCGGCGGCTGCCTTTAGCTACGGTGCCCGGCGGGCTTCGTCCACCACTCAGGCGGTGGCCAGCAGAGGCAGACTGAAAGTCATAGACGAACTGTCGGGGCCCAGCTTCCCCACGTCCCTCTACTGGCTCTTCGGAAAGGGCTTTTTCCGGAAAACGCATCAAATGCAA ATTGAACACAGCAAGATCTATGGCCCTCTCTGGAAGTCAAAGTACGGGCCGCTAGTCATCGTCAACGTGGCGACTGCGGAGCTCATCGAGCAGGTGCTCAGGCAGGAGGGGCGCCATCCGGTGCGTACTGACATGCCGCACTGGAGGACCTACCGTGAGCTCCGCAACCACACCTACGGACCACTCACTGA ATTGGGGGCCGAGTGGAAGCGCATCAGGAGCATCCTGAACCCAAGAATGCTGAAGCCCAAGCACGTGTCCACCTACACGGGAGCCATCAATCAGGTGGTGAGCGACTTCATTCTCAAAATCGATTGGCTCCGACAGACCCAGGAGGGTGGGACCATTGTGCACGACATGGCTGGAGAATTGTACAAGTTTGCCTTTGAAG GCATCTCCATGGTGCTATTCGAGACCCGCATGGGCTGCCTCAGTAAGACCGTCCCAGAGGAGACGCAGAAGTTCATCTTCTCCGTGGGGGAGATGTTCCGCCTCTCCTCAATCATCGTGCTCTTCCCTAAGTCCACCTGGCCCTACTTGCCCTTCTGGAAGCACTTTGTGTCCGTCTGGGACCATCTCTTCAAAGTCG CTGGAGATCTGGTGGAGAAGAAGATGACTGAGATCAGTGCGAAGATGAAGCAGGGGGAATCCGTTGAGGGGGAGTACCTGACCCACCTGCTGGTCAGCGAGCAGATGTCTGTCACTGAGGTTCTGGGGAGTATCACTGAGCTGCTTCTGGCCGGGGTGGACACG acgtcCAATACCATCTCGTGGGCCTTGTATCACCTCGCTCGGGATCCTCTCATCCAGACCCAACTGAGCAACGAGGTGTCCAGCATCTGCCCCGGGGACAAGGTGCCCACCAGTGACGACATCACAAAGATGCCTCTGCTGAAGGCCATCGTGAAGGAGACCTTGAG GATGTATCCAGTGGTGCCTGGAAATGCCCGTACCACTATTGACAATGAAATTGTGGTTGGAGGTTACATCTTTCCAAAAAAT ACGCTGTTCCACCTGTGCCACTACGCCGTGTCCTACGACGCACAGAACTTCCCGCAGCCGTTTGATTTCCGGCCCGAACGCTGGCTCCGGAACGCCGACCATTTCAAGCAGCACCCCTTCAGCTCTGTGCCCTTTGGCTTCGGAATTCGTGGCTGTCTGGGGAGGAGGGTGGCTGAGCTGGAGATGTACCTCATCTTGTCGAGG TTAATAAAACACTTTGAAGTACGGCCAGATCCTTCTGGAGCCACAGTGCAGCCGATCACCAGAACCCTGCTGGTGCCGTCCACGCCCATCAACCTGCAGTTCCTGGACAGGAAAGCTCAGTGA
- the eaf2 gene encoding ELL-associated factor 2 — translation MNGAAYSNFDNQEHILKLGETFERQPKSAFHTVRYDFKPASIDTACQGELEVGKGEQVTITLPNLEGSTAPVTVFKGSKRPYMKECILIVNHETGEYRLEKLNSNIAVKKTRAEGSSKIQSRLEQQTSRLSQQMKTGGSGSNKTTPGSRSSPPKEKMSPASPMDDIERELMAEARELDQMSSGSSSSDSKSSSSSEDSSSSSSSDSEDEARHPPGPSVGTPASGPAHSMPIVTTSHSTRSEEGGAHMMSTLKRDLQLSESGSESDED, via the exons ATGAATGGAGCAGCGTATTCAAATTTCGATAACCAGGAACACATTCTTAAATTAGGTGAAACGTTTGAAAGACAACCAAAGAGTGCATTCCACACTGTGCGAT atGACTTCAAACCAGCTTCCATTGACACTGCGTGTCAGGGGGAGCTTGAGGTGGGGAAGGGGGAACAGGTGACCATAACGCTGCCAAATCTGGAG GGCTCAACGGCTCCTGTAACCGTGTTCAAAGGCTCAAAAAGGCCTTACATGAAGGAATGCATCCTAATCGTGAACCACGAGACGGGCGAGTACCGTTTGGAGAAGCTCAACAGCAACATCGCGGTCAAGAAGACCAG GGCTGAAGGTAGCAGCAAGATCCAGTCACGCCTGGAGCAGCAGACTAGCCGACTGAGCCAGCAGATGAAGACTGGGGGCAGTGGCAGCAATAAGACCACGCCAGGCTCCAGGAGCTCCCCCCCCAAAGAGAAGATGTCCCCCGCGTCTCCCATGGATGACATCGAGAGAG AGCTCATGGCGGAGGCGCGTGAGCTCGACCAGATGAGCAGCGGCAGCAGCTCCTCCGACTCCAAGAGCTCGTCAAGCAGCGAGGACAGCTCCAGCTCCAGCAGCAGCGACTCCGAGGACGAGGCCCGGCACCCCCCCGGGCCTTCTGTGGGCACTCCTGCTTCAGGCCCCGCCCACAGCATGCCCATCGTGACCACCTCTCACTCCACACGCTCAGAGGAGGGCGGGGCCCATATGATGAGCACGCTCA AGAGAGACCTGCAGCTGAGCGAGTCGGGCAGCGAGAGTGACGAGGACTAA